From Corynebacterium sp. BD556, the proteins below share one genomic window:
- a CDS encoding glycosyltransferase family 2 protein, with product MNPHETVEKVENAPHNLDATLAVITVTYSPGKHLGALIDSLEQATAREILLVCADNGSTDGVPQKLAAQRHNVEFLPTGGNIGYGAAINAAVRALRQRRAKGLIDADYVLITNPDVRFTKGSVDTLVRAAERVRAAGAVGPRIEEADGSTYPSARRIPGLVTGIGHALLYEFWPSNPFSAVYQAGEDMDVERSAGWLSGACLLVRWEAFEAIGGFDERYFMYMEDIDFGDRLARAGWVNLYCPEAVILHDQGHVADKYSRVTVPAHHASAYRFQADRHPALWQAPLRWALWLGLKVRAALQAWCGARGLNRSRRERNGL from the coding sequence TTGAACCCGCACGAAACGGTGGAGAAGGTGGAAAACGCCCCGCACAACTTGGATGCGACTTTGGCCGTCATCACGGTGACGTACTCGCCGGGAAAGCATCTCGGTGCCCTTATCGACTCCCTTGAGCAGGCTACTGCCAGGGAGATACTTTTGGTATGCGCGGATAACGGCTCCACAGACGGGGTGCCGCAGAAACTTGCCGCACAGCGCCATAACGTCGAGTTTCTCCCCACGGGCGGCAACATCGGCTACGGTGCGGCGATCAACGCGGCGGTGCGCGCGCTTCGGCAGCGCCGCGCCAAGGGATTAATCGACGCCGACTATGTCCTGATCACAAACCCGGATGTGCGGTTTACCAAGGGCAGCGTGGATACGCTTGTTCGCGCCGCCGAAAGGGTCAGGGCCGCCGGTGCAGTCGGGCCTCGTATTGAGGAAGCCGACGGCTCCACCTATCCGAGTGCGCGCCGGATCCCAGGGTTGGTCACCGGGATTGGTCATGCCTTGCTTTATGAGTTCTGGCCCTCTAACCCGTTTAGCGCCGTTTATCAGGCGGGCGAGGACATGGACGTCGAGCGCAGCGCCGGGTGGCTTTCTGGGGCGTGCCTGCTGGTTCGGTGGGAGGCTTTTGAGGCAATCGGCGGTTTCGACGAGCGTTACTTCATGTATATGGAAGACATCGACTTCGGTGATCGGCTGGCGCGCGCCGGGTGGGTGAACCTGTATTGCCCGGAGGCGGTGATCCTGCATGACCAAGGGCATGTGGCTGACAAGTATTCGCGTGTCACGGTGCCCGCGCACCACGCCTCCGCGTACCGTTTTCAGGCGGACCGTCACCCGGCGCTGTGGCAGGCCCCATTGCGCTGGGCGTTGTGGCTGGGGCTGAAGGTGAGAGCTGCACTGCAGGCGTGGTGTGGTGCGCGAGGGCTTAATCGCAGTCGACGTGAAAGGAACGGGTTGTAG
- a CDS encoding phosphomannomutase/phosphoglucomutase: MAINRERVSSEIDKIIKAYDIRGLVGKEIDADFVHDVGAAFATILRGEGETTIAVGHDMRPSSPELAEAFSRGAAEHGLDVIQLGLTSTDELYFAAGTLRCAGAMFTASHNPAAYNGIKLCRAGATPVSTDTGLGEIARMLVSGIPAHAGSPGVITKRDVLADYSAFLRQLVAVPTRRQLTVAVDAANGMAGLTVPAVLGVLDNIDIRPLYFELDGTFPNHEANPLDPKNLVDLQGFVVKHNADIGLAFDGDADRCFVVDERGEPVSPSEITALVADRTLAEHPGATIIHNLITSRAVPELIENRGGTAVRSRVGHSYIKAEMARTGALFGGEHSAHYYFADFFNADSGLVAALHVLAALAEQDAPLSKLMAEYSLYSASGEINSEVADQNEATQRVLDAFAERIDTVDRLDGVTVTLKNTKAWFNVRASNTEPLLRLNVEAPSRAEVNELTDEILALIRA, encoded by the coding sequence ATGGCTATCAACCGTGAGCGCGTATCTTCGGAGATCGACAAAATTATCAAAGCCTACGACATCCGTGGGCTCGTCGGCAAGGAGATTGACGCCGACTTCGTCCACGATGTGGGCGCCGCCTTCGCAACCATCCTGCGCGGCGAGGGCGAAACCACGATCGCGGTGGGGCACGACATGCGCCCATCGTCCCCAGAGCTGGCCGAGGCTTTCAGCCGCGGCGCCGCCGAGCACGGCCTAGACGTCATCCAGCTTGGGCTGACCTCCACCGATGAGCTCTACTTTGCCGCCGGAACCCTGCGCTGCGCCGGCGCGATGTTTACCGCCTCCCACAACCCCGCCGCATACAACGGCATCAAACTGTGCCGGGCGGGGGCCACCCCAGTGAGCACCGACACCGGACTCGGCGAGATCGCGCGCATGCTCGTCAGCGGCATTCCCGCCCACGCCGGCTCGCCGGGCGTCATCACAAAACGCGACGTACTCGCAGACTACTCCGCCTTTCTCCGCCAGCTCGTCGCCGTGCCCACCCGCCGACAGCTCACCGTCGCCGTCGACGCCGCCAACGGAATGGCAGGCCTAACAGTGCCAGCGGTGCTCGGAGTGCTTGACAACATCGACATCCGGCCGCTCTACTTCGAACTGGACGGAACCTTTCCCAACCACGAGGCCAATCCGCTCGATCCGAAGAACCTGGTGGATCTTCAGGGATTCGTCGTCAAGCACAACGCCGACATCGGCCTCGCCTTCGACGGCGACGCCGACCGCTGCTTCGTCGTCGATGAACGCGGCGAACCAGTGTCTCCGTCGGAGATCACCGCACTGGTTGCCGACCGCACCCTCGCCGAGCACCCGGGAGCAACCATCATCCACAACTTGATCACCTCCCGCGCCGTGCCGGAACTGATCGAAAACCGCGGCGGCACGGCTGTGCGCTCCCGCGTCGGCCACTCCTACATCAAGGCCGAAATGGCGCGCACCGGCGCACTTTTCGGCGGCGAGCACTCCGCACATTACTACTTCGCCGACTTCTTCAACGCCGATTCCGGCCTCGTCGCAGCGCTCCACGTGCTCGCCGCCCTGGCGGAACAAGACGCGCCACTTTCAAAGCTCATGGCCGAGTACAGTCTCTACAGCGCCTCCGGCGAAATCAACTCGGAAGTGGCCGATCAAAACGAGGCCACCCAGCGCGTCCTCGACGCTTTCGCAGAGCGCATCGACACCGTCGACCGCCTTGATGGAGTGACAGTCACCCTCAAAAACACGAAGGCCTGGTTCAACGTGCGCGCCTCCAACACCGAGCCTTTGTTGCGCCTCAATGTTGAGGCCCCCAGCCGCGCAGAAGTCAACGAGCTCACCGATGAAATCCTCGCCCTCATCCGCGCCTAA
- a CDS encoding dTMP kinase: protein MIIAVEGIDGAGKNTLVVALRDALGADTLSFPRYGQSVHADIARDALHGKMGDLADSAYGMATIFALDRAGAKELLELYVNDAKRLLILDRYVASNAAYTVARTGEGSAAQWVHDLEFERLGLPVPDLHVLVDTPPDEARRRAERREASDASRTRDRYERNQRLQHDTFAAYVELAEAGWGSRWVRANEPQTIIQTVATI, encoded by the coding sequence GTGATTATTGCAGTAGAAGGCATCGACGGCGCAGGAAAAAACACCCTGGTTGTGGCACTGCGCGACGCCCTCGGCGCCGACACGTTATCTTTTCCGCGCTACGGCCAATCCGTCCACGCCGACATCGCCCGCGACGCCTTGCACGGCAAGATGGGGGATCTCGCGGACTCCGCCTACGGCATGGCGACCATCTTCGCGCTCGATCGCGCGGGGGCAAAAGAACTCCTCGAACTCTACGTCAACGACGCAAAACGCTTACTCATCTTGGACCGTTACGTCGCGTCGAACGCGGCTTACACGGTCGCGCGCACGGGCGAAGGCTCGGCGGCGCAGTGGGTCCACGACCTTGAGTTTGAACGCCTTGGCCTGCCGGTGCCGGACCTGCATGTACTGGTGGACACCCCGCCAGATGAGGCGCGGCGGCGAGCTGAACGTCGAGAAGCAAGCGATGCCTCCCGCACCCGCGACCGCTACGAACGCAACCAGCGGCTGCAGCACGACACTTTCGCCGCTTACGTCGAGCTCGCGGAAGCAGGCTGGGGGAGTCGGTGGGTGCGCGCCAACGAGCCACAAACTATCATTCAGACAGTTGCCACAATCTGA
- the mtrA gene encoding MtrAB system response regulator MtrA: protein MLPKILVVDDDPAINEMLTIVLESEGFETLPVMDGAEAIGAFREYGPDLILLDLMLPGMNGVDICREIRKESALPIVMLTAKTDTVDVVLGLESGADDYITKPFKPKELIARIRARLRRTDEEPAEVLNVGDLTIDVPQHMVTRGGKEIQLTPLEFDLLLEMARKPNQVHSREELLETVWGYRNASDTRLVNVHVQRLRSKIEKDPENPEIILTVRGVGYKTGKTEA, encoded by the coding sequence ATGTTGCCGAAGATTCTGGTGGTCGATGACGACCCAGCCATCAACGAGATGTTAACCATTGTGCTGGAGTCCGAAGGGTTCGAAACGCTGCCGGTAATGGACGGGGCCGAGGCCATCGGCGCCTTCCGTGAATACGGCCCCGACCTGATCCTGCTTGACCTCATGCTGCCCGGAATGAACGGCGTGGACATCTGCCGAGAGATCCGCAAGGAATCAGCGTTGCCGATAGTCATGCTCACCGCAAAAACCGACACCGTCGACGTCGTACTTGGGTTGGAGTCGGGAGCGGACGATTACATAACAAAACCCTTCAAACCTAAAGAGCTCATTGCCCGTATCCGTGCCCGTCTGCGCCGCACCGACGAAGAACCCGCGGAGGTGCTCAACGTCGGTGACCTCACCATCGATGTTCCGCAGCACATGGTCACCCGCGGCGGAAAGGAAATCCAGCTCACCCCCCTTGAGTTCGATCTCCTGCTGGAGATGGCACGAAAGCCCAACCAAGTCCACTCCCGCGAGGAACTGCTAGAGACCGTCTGGGGCTACCGCAATGCCTCAGACACACGCTTAGTCAACGTCCACGTGCAGCGTTTGCGCTCGAAGATTGAAAAGGACCCGGAAAACCCGGAGATCATCCTGACGGTGCGTGGCGTGGGCTACAAGACGGGCAAGACGGAGGCGTAG
- the manA gene encoding mannose-6-phosphate isomerase, class I, producing MERLEPSLKSYPWGSRSLFANLRGLPAPAPKPEAELWFGAHTAAPSTVKGRNLDDIIASDPQAALGARVAKDFGAALPFLLKLLAAGEPLSIQAHPSKLQAEEGYARENSLGIDLASPERNYRDANHKPELMVALTEFHALAGFRPCERIRELFDALACPALERYQSLISPEGDEESLRALFTTWIALPPNTRTELILELSECALTLADDPTWLGQTARNFLALAEQYPHDSGTLVSLLLNHVVMQPGEAIFLAAGQLHAYLRGLGVEIMANSDNVLRGGLTTKHVDVPELLRILRFKALDSAYVDVSHDGPETIYAVACEDFRLSRFDMEAGQFLNITHDGPAIILATEGESCVSDATTKLDITPGQAVWVPAGDALSIKAAGEGSQFFLARA from the coding sequence ATCGAGCGGTTAGAGCCCTCACTGAAGTCTTACCCGTGGGGCTCGCGTTCCCTGTTCGCGAACTTGCGTGGCCTGCCGGCCCCCGCCCCGAAACCCGAAGCGGAACTGTGGTTCGGGGCGCACACCGCAGCGCCGTCGACAGTGAAGGGACGCAACCTCGACGACATCATTGCCTCCGACCCGCAAGCTGCTCTCGGCGCACGGGTCGCAAAAGATTTCGGCGCAGCCCTGCCTTTCCTGCTTAAGCTCTTAGCCGCCGGTGAGCCTTTAAGCATCCAGGCCCACCCCTCGAAACTGCAGGCGGAGGAAGGTTATGCGCGCGAAAATTCCCTGGGTATTGACCTTGCCAGCCCGGAGCGAAACTACCGCGATGCGAACCACAAACCGGAGCTGATGGTTGCGTTAACCGAGTTCCACGCCCTTGCGGGTTTCCGTCCCTGCGAACGCATACGCGAGCTTTTCGACGCCCTCGCCTGCCCAGCCTTAGAACGCTACCAATCCCTGATCAGCCCCGAAGGCGATGAAGAAAGCCTGCGTGCCCTGTTTACTACCTGGATTGCGCTTCCGCCGAACACCCGCACTGAACTCATCTTAGAGCTGAGCGAATGTGCGCTCACGCTTGCTGACGACCCAACCTGGCTCGGCCAAACCGCCCGCAACTTCCTTGCCCTTGCCGAACAGTATCCACACGACAGTGGCACCCTCGTATCGCTGTTGTTAAATCACGTGGTGATGCAGCCAGGCGAAGCGATCTTTCTCGCCGCCGGACAGCTTCACGCTTACCTGCGTGGCCTGGGGGTAGAAATCATGGCTAACTCGGATAATGTCCTGCGCGGCGGATTGACCACCAAACACGTCGATGTGCCTGAACTCTTGCGTATCCTCCGTTTCAAGGCTCTCGATTCTGCCTACGTTGACGTCAGCCACGATGGCCCTGAAACTATTTACGCCGTGGCGTGCGAGGACTTCCGCCTGAGCCGCTTCGACATGGAGGCGGGCCAGTTTTTAAACATCACTCATGACGGCCCGGCGATCATCCTCGCTACTGAAGGCGAATCGTGTGTCTCCGACGCCACGACGAAGCTTGACATCACACCCGGCCAAGCAGTGTGGGTCCCTGCAGGCGATGCCTTGAGCATTAAAGCCGCCGGTGAGGGCAGCCAATTCTTCCTCGCCCGGGCCTAA
- a CDS encoding WhiB family transcriptional regulator gives MTLDELFGAVEQEWQDQALCAQTDPEAFFPEKGGSTREAKRICQACPVRDECLEYALEHDERFGIWGGLSDRERRRLKKQIG, from the coding sequence ATGACCCTCGACGAACTGTTCGGCGCCGTCGAACAGGAATGGCAGGATCAGGCGCTGTGCGCCCAGACGGACCCGGAGGCTTTCTTCCCTGAAAAGGGCGGCTCCACCCGCGAAGCCAAACGCATCTGCCAAGCATGCCCGGTGCGCGACGAGTGCCTCGAGTACGCGCTCGAACACGACGAGCGCTTCGGCATCTGGGGCGGACTGTCCGACCGTGAGCGCCGACGTCTGAAGAAGCAGATCGGCTAA
- a CDS encoding DUF3499 domain-containing protein yields the protein MSTFRRCCRPGCGRPAVATLIYAYAESTAVIGPLAPTPDPHAWDLCERHSAHITAPVGWDLVRVERVHIDDDELDSLEELDDEELTALANAVREAGRVTTGLVDTSEDPIEYAATRDFNDPETSNHPVHRTKRIEERINAARQARRAHLRIVPDPGATQDN from the coding sequence GTGAGTACTTTCCGTCGATGCTGCCGTCCGGGCTGCGGGCGACCCGCCGTTGCCACGTTGATCTACGCCTACGCGGAGTCGACGGCTGTCATCGGCCCGCTGGCGCCTACCCCGGACCCGCACGCCTGGGACCTGTGCGAGCGCCACTCCGCCCACATCACCGCTCCTGTCGGTTGGGATTTGGTGCGGGTAGAAAGAGTTCACATCGATGACGACGAGCTCGACAGCCTTGAGGAGCTTGACGACGAAGAACTCACCGCACTAGCCAATGCCGTGCGCGAGGCCGGGCGCGTGACCACCGGCCTCGTGGACACAAGCGAGGACCCAATTGAGTACGCGGCAACCCGCGACTTCAACGACCCGGAGACTTCGAACCATCCGGTCCACCGCACGAAGCGCATCGAGGAGCGAATCAACGCCGCACGGCAGGCCCGTCGCGCGCATCTGCGCATAGTGCCCGATCCGGGAGCCACCCAGGACAATTAA
- a CDS encoding metallopeptidase family protein gives MPVAVPRYRSRSMAFDQLVLECYAPLHNMYYEQLAGVDLAVDTIPRMRLRGDSLLLPDEVVADGAVPLGRVLQAGIDREKNPTRARFVVFRMPVEKRAKTKMERSELLTWILTALVAHYLNMDPRDIDSDFPW, from the coding sequence ATGCCGGTGGCAGTGCCGCGCTACCGCTCCCGTTCGATGGCTTTCGACCAGCTCGTTCTTGAGTGTTACGCGCCTTTGCACAATATGTACTACGAGCAGCTTGCCGGAGTAGATCTTGCGGTGGACACCATCCCGCGTATGCGGCTGCGCGGCGACAGCCTTCTGCTTCCCGACGAGGTCGTGGCCGACGGGGCGGTCCCGTTGGGCCGTGTTTTGCAGGCGGGGATCGACCGGGAGAAAAACCCCACACGCGCCCGCTTCGTCGTTTTTCGGATGCCTGTGGAAAAAAGGGCCAAAACGAAGATGGAGCGCTCTGAGCTTCTCACGTGGATTTTGACCGCTCTTGTCGCCCACTATCTCAATATGGACCCTCGCGACATTGACAGTGATTTCCCCTGGTAG
- the mtrB gene encoding MtrAB system histidine kinase MtrB gives MFVLGFALASVVTQRITATKIDLASAEVDRARSVVEEQIDSSGTSTSTQTRLNAARTAVAQRSQQNTDATAVYEPVLLIQGEGGPVMSSPEGFIIPRRLQNFVSEGNVAYQFASVDRADGSTYNALIIGTPTSAEIPDLQLYLVMNMESETATLALLQGLLATASIVVVVLLVGIAWLASQQIVAPVRSASRTAERFAAGYLRERMAVDGEDEMARLAMSFNNMADKISRQINQLEEYGDLQRQFTSDVSHELRTPLTTVRMAADMIAAEEDSLEGHTKRASQLMTRELDRFEELLGDLLEISRHDAGVADLATAELDVRTPVQSAWQQTEHLAEELNVEVTFTVPEEPVMIKGDARRIERIVRNLLANAIDHSEGNPVDVALASNEEAVAITVTDHGVGLKPGQEDLVFNRFWRADKSRKRHSGGTGLGLAIAREDAQLHRGTLDAVGVPDVGSQFRLVLPRDPDRGYTQAPVELQAPVELQPPVELQPPAAPKPKEPSDV, from the coding sequence ATGTTCGTGCTTGGCTTCGCGCTGGCATCTGTAGTGACCCAGCGCATCACCGCCACAAAAATCGACCTGGCCTCCGCCGAAGTAGACCGAGCCCGCAGTGTGGTGGAAGAACAGATCGACAGCTCCGGGACATCGACATCAACTCAGACGCGGCTTAACGCCGCACGCACCGCAGTGGCACAGCGCTCCCAACAAAACACAGACGCCACCGCCGTCTACGAGCCGGTGCTCCTGATTCAAGGCGAGGGTGGGCCAGTTATGTCCTCGCCGGAGGGCTTTATCATCCCGCGTCGGCTGCAGAACTTCGTGTCCGAGGGCAACGTCGCCTACCAATTCGCCTCCGTCGACCGGGCCGACGGCTCCACCTACAACGCCTTGATCATCGGCACACCCACCAGCGCGGAAATCCCGGACCTTCAGCTTTACCTGGTGATGAATATGGAAAGCGAAACGGCGACGCTGGCGCTGTTGCAGGGCCTGCTCGCCACCGCCTCCATCGTGGTGGTTGTTTTGCTGGTGGGCATCGCGTGGTTGGCTTCCCAGCAGATCGTTGCACCGGTGCGCTCCGCCTCGCGCACCGCGGAGCGTTTCGCTGCCGGGTATTTGCGCGAGCGCATGGCTGTCGACGGCGAAGACGAAATGGCTCGCCTGGCTATGTCCTTCAACAACATGGCGGATAAGATCTCTCGCCAGATCAATCAGTTGGAGGAATACGGCGACCTGCAGCGCCAATTTACCTCAGACGTTTCCCATGAGCTGCGCACCCCGCTGACCACCGTGCGCATGGCAGCCGACATGATCGCTGCCGAGGAAGACAGCCTCGAAGGCCACACCAAGCGTGCCTCGCAACTAATGACCCGCGAACTCGACCGCTTCGAAGAATTACTCGGCGACCTTTTGGAGATCTCCCGCCACGATGCGGGCGTGGCTGACCTGGCCACCGCAGAACTCGACGTGAGGACTCCGGTGCAGTCGGCGTGGCAGCAAACTGAGCACCTTGCAGAAGAACTCAACGTGGAGGTCACCTTCACCGTCCCGGAGGAACCGGTGATGATTAAGGGCGATGCCCGCCGCATTGAGCGTATCGTGAGAAACCTTTTGGCTAACGCTATCGACCACTCGGAGGGCAACCCGGTGGATGTCGCCCTGGCGAGCAATGAGGAAGCCGTTGCCATTACCGTCACAGACCACGGTGTCGGATTGAAGCCGGGCCAAGAAGACCTTGTGTTTAACCGCTTCTGGCGGGCGGACAAATCCCGCAAGCGCCACTCCGGGGGCACCGGGCTTGGTCTGGCCATCGCCCGGGAGGACGCCCAGCTCCACCGCGGAACCCTCGACGCTGTTGGAGTCCCTGACGTGGGTTCGCAGTTCCGGCTGGTTTTGCCGCGCGACCCCGACCGGGGCTATACCCAAGCCCCGGTCGAGCTTCAAGCCCCGGTCGAGCTCCAACCCCCGGTCGAGCTCCAACCCCCGGCAGCGCCGAAGCCGAAGGAGCCCTCCGATGTTTAG
- a CDS encoding NDP-sugar synthase yields the protein MVEKLAGNLGGNLSADADAVVLVGGRGTRLRPLTVSTPKPMLPTAGFPFLSHLLARIGRAGLSHVVLGTSYRAEVFEEYFGDGSDFGLEIDYVVEEEALGTGGAIRNVADRLRHDNVMVFNGDVLSGADLGALLDTHTTKGADVTLHLVRVPDPRAFGSVPTDDEGNVVAFLEKTEDPPTDQINAGCYVFKRSVIESIPPGRVVSVERETFPGLLSQGAKVVGHVDASYWRDMGRPEDFVQGSSDLVRGIAYSPLLEGKTGESLVDDSAGVAGGVILVGGTTVGRGSDIGAGCRIDDSVVFDGVTIEPGAIIRGSIVAAGARIGANARITDCVIGEGARIGARCELQGGMRVWPGVEIPDSGVRFSPDA from the coding sequence ATGGTGGAGAAGTTGGCAGGCAACCTCGGTGGGAACCTGAGTGCTGACGCGGATGCGGTGGTTCTTGTGGGCGGGCGCGGCACCCGGCTTCGTCCGTTGACGGTGTCTACGCCGAAGCCGATGCTGCCCACTGCTGGGTTTCCTTTTCTAAGTCACCTGTTGGCGCGTATTGGCCGGGCGGGTTTGTCCCATGTGGTCTTGGGAACTTCTTATCGTGCTGAGGTTTTCGAGGAATACTTTGGTGACGGCTCCGATTTCGGGCTTGAGATTGATTACGTGGTGGAGGAGGAGGCGTTGGGGACCGGCGGGGCGATTCGCAATGTCGCTGACCGGTTGCGCCACGACAACGTCATGGTTTTCAACGGCGACGTTCTCTCCGGTGCGGATCTCGGTGCTCTTTTGGATACTCACACGACGAAAGGCGCCGATGTGACGCTGCATTTGGTGCGTGTGCCCGACCCGCGTGCCTTCGGCTCGGTGCCGACGGATGACGAGGGTAATGTGGTGGCCTTTTTGGAAAAGACGGAGGATCCGCCGACGGATCAGATTAACGCTGGTTGCTACGTGTTTAAGCGTTCGGTTATTGAGTCGATTCCGCCGGGGCGTGTGGTCTCTGTCGAGCGCGAAACTTTTCCGGGGCTGCTTTCCCAAGGTGCGAAGGTGGTCGGCCACGTTGACGCTTCTTATTGGCGCGATATGGGCCGCCCGGAGGATTTTGTTCAAGGTTCTTCGGATCTTGTGCGCGGCATTGCGTATTCGCCGCTGCTGGAGGGGAAAACGGGAGAGTCGCTTGTCGACGACTCCGCGGGGGTTGCCGGGGGAGTCATTTTGGTTGGCGGCACAACGGTGGGTCGGGGCAGCGATATTGGTGCGGGCTGCCGCATTGATGACTCTGTGGTTTTCGACGGCGTGACCATTGAACCTGGCGCGATTATTCGTGGTTCGATCGTGGCTGCGGGGGCGCGCATTGGTGCCAACGCGCGGATCACGGATTGTGTCATTGGTGAGGGCGCACGCATTGGCGCCCGGTGTGAGTTGCAGGGTGGGATGCGCGTGTGGCCGGGGGTTGAGATTCCCGATTCCGGAGTGCGGTTTTCCCCTGATGCGTAG
- a CDS encoding LCP family protein, protein MNDSYRRARDIQPAPSRTRDLSQSGHPVVRGILAMTSAAILVVSGVGHFSVGNLGGNLSASELTIYRDKNEATLDGATDILLVGSDSRTDAQGNPLSQAELDRLNAGISDGESNTDTIMIIRVPADGSRATAVSIPRDTYISDKRYGNMKINGVYAVYAQAKREELMSRGLPEGQSLEQQVARAGQEGLIDAVADLTGVKVDHFAQVGLLGFVLLTDAIGGVDVCLNEAVDEPLSGAKFPAGQQTLNGAEALSFVRQRHDLPRGDLDRIVRQQAYMASLVQKALSAGTLTNPARLRELSNAAGRSVTLDQGWDIVGFAQQMSGLAGGNIIFNTIPVTSVNGTGDYGESIVTVDPQQVQQFMEDLVNPPKVHNPDASGGVEADGQAPAALGNSEVLMLNAGSSPGLAAAVGRFLREEGVTVSSVSNAVPGIYSYPQVVAANPEDPAAKALAERLGGLPITSNDSLEPSSLIVVVTDDYFGPGADNVEQLQATDTVGTPGEDFGSAEIAPEIDAGGTGPRCVN, encoded by the coding sequence GTGAATGACAGCTACAGGCGCGCTCGCGACATCCAGCCAGCTCCCTCGCGCACGAGGGACCTGTCTCAGTCCGGCCACCCTGTAGTGCGTGGCATTTTGGCAATGACCTCGGCGGCCATCCTCGTTGTCTCCGGCGTCGGGCATTTTTCCGTGGGCAACCTCGGCGGCAACCTTTCTGCCTCGGAGCTGACCATCTACCGGGACAAGAACGAAGCCACGCTCGACGGCGCCACCGACATTTTGCTCGTCGGTTCCGACTCGCGCACCGACGCGCAAGGCAACCCGCTGAGCCAGGCAGAACTCGATCGTCTCAACGCCGGCATTTCCGACGGGGAGAGCAACACCGACACAATCATGATCATCCGGGTGCCGGCAGATGGCTCCCGCGCTACCGCAGTCTCCATCCCCCGCGACACCTACATCAGCGACAAAAGGTACGGGAACATGAAGATCAACGGCGTGTACGCGGTATACGCCCAGGCCAAACGCGAGGAGTTGATGTCCCGGGGGCTGCCGGAGGGGCAGTCCTTGGAGCAGCAGGTGGCGCGCGCGGGCCAGGAGGGCCTCATCGACGCGGTGGCCGATTTGACCGGAGTGAAAGTAGACCACTTCGCCCAAGTGGGCCTGCTCGGCTTCGTCTTGCTTACCGACGCCATCGGCGGCGTCGACGTTTGCTTGAACGAAGCCGTCGACGAACCATTGTCGGGGGCAAAGTTTCCTGCGGGCCAGCAAACCCTCAACGGTGCGGAAGCCTTGTCCTTCGTGCGCCAGCGCCACGACCTACCCCGCGGCGACCTCGACCGCATCGTGCGGCAGCAGGCTTACATGGCTTCCTTGGTACAAAAGGCCCTGTCGGCGGGCACGCTGACCAACCCGGCGCGGCTGCGTGAGTTGTCCAACGCCGCCGGACGATCAGTCACCCTTGACCAAGGCTGGGACATCGTCGGCTTTGCCCAGCAGATGTCCGGCCTGGCTGGCGGCAACATCATCTTCAACACCATCCCCGTCACCTCCGTCAACGGCACAGGCGACTACGGCGAATCCATTGTCACTGTTGACCCTCAGCAGGTACAGCAGTTCATGGAGGACCTTGTCAACCCGCCGAAGGTGCACAACCCGGACGCTTCGGGAGGCGTTGAGGCAGATGGGCAGGCGCCGGCTGCGCTGGGCAACTCCGAGGTGTTGATGCTCAACGCCGGTTCTTCACCTGGGTTAGCCGCCGCGGTGGGAAGGTTTTTACGCGAGGAAGGCGTGACCGTCTCGAGCGTGTCCAACGCGGTGCCTGGCATCTACAGCTACCCGCAGGTTGTCGCAGCTAACCCAGAAGATCCCGCGGCCAAGGCGCTGGCGGAAAGGCTTGGTGGTCTGCCCATTACCTCCAACGACAGCCTGGAGCCTTCCAGCCTGATCGTGGTTGTCACCGACGACTACTTCGGCCCGGGCGCCGACAACGTGGAGCAGTTGCAGGCAACGGATACCGTGGGAACACCAGGTGAGGACTTCGGGTCGGCTGAGATCGCGCCCGAGATCGACGCCGGCGGCACCGGTCCGCGCTGCGTGAACTAG